A stretch of DNA from Anaerobacillus isosaccharinicus:
TATTGAATATCAAGCTTATCTGAGATAATAGATAAATCGATTGAGAATTTACCTCGACTTTACGTCCATCTTTTTCATAAACCGTTACAGAATCCATTCGTTCTACTTCGAAATAACCTATGCCTAGTTTAAAAGAATTTATAATAAAGAACGGTAGAATGTAGTTCTCCATTTGCCGATTTAGCATAATAAGGGATCTTACCAACTTGAATATAACCAATTGAAGAATAAAGAAGATTAGAAGGGTCTCCTTCTCTTGTATCGAGAACTAATAATGACCTGCCCTCCTGCTTGGCTCGTTCTTCAGCTTTCTTCATAAGTGAACGACCAATACCATTACGTCGATAATTAGGGTGTGTCATTAGCTTTGCAATTTCAGCTCTATGACCACCATTCTGCTTAGTACATAGATGTAATTGTACGCTTCCAACTATCTGATTGTTAATTTTGGCGACAAATAAAAGAACTTCTGGATTTAAGACATTCATCCAATATTTTTTAGCAGCGGAAAATTGCAGTGGTGGTAAAAAGCCAATCGATGCATCATCTTCTATTACCTTTATCAAAAGATCTGAAAGTTCATTAACGTGTTCTTCAATAATTTCTACTTGTTCAACTTTTACATTATTAACCAACAAAACCACCTCCAAATATATTATCTTCCTAAATTTAAATGAATTCTATTAACTATGGCTCTTCACTAATTAGGGATTTATTAAACTCCAAAACCATTTCTTCATTACTGGAAAATCCTTTCTATTAGCTTTTTTTCTCCATTTTTCATAGTGTCTTTTAGAAAAGAGCGTTTCTTTTTTTAGAAACGCTCTCGAAAAGATAGAATATAATAAACAGCTATTAAGTATCCTCCCACTTAGAAATAATACTTTGCTAAGTTATCACTACTAATTCCCTTATTAGCGTTAAACATATCCCAAAACAAGTGTATTTTAAGAGGCTTTAGATTCTGATTGGCTTTTTGACTTCTTACTTGATTTCCTATTAAAATAGTAAACTAATAAATAATAAATAACGGCACAACTAATAATAAAAAAACGAAACTCCCATATTGTATATGTTGAATATTTTATGGAGTTGTTACTTGCCTCAATTAAAGATGTTAAGAACCATCCTCCAAAAACTATTATTCCAATTAGATTTAATGCTTTTTGTGTATTTCCGTCCATAACAATCACTCCTAAGTTTTTGATAGCAAGCTTGTTGAGCTATTCTGCTCATACTTGAATAAGTAAATTTTAACACTATCTTCCAAATACAAAAAGGCATTTTGTAAAGAAAAATAAATGGACCTGGTTTGATAAGTAACCAAGTCCATTACCGCTAAATTTTTTCACTGAAGCACTCTTAGTTTATCAGTTAGTTCATGACTGCACTAATCATTACTTCACCAGAATTTATTATAAAAAAAAATAAACAAAACAATATAATTTGATTTTTATTTTTCCTTATTCTCTACTTTCTTTTTCATAACTTCTGCCATATGTTGAGAATGTAAATTGGGCTCACTTTGTAATTGAGCAATAATGTTCTGGTAATCTTCGTCATTACGATTTTGGCTCAGTTTATATGCAGCTTGCATTTCACTTATTTTAATTTTAAATCCAACAATCCCTTTTAGTTGAGTTTCTAAGAGTTGAGGTGATAGATTATCCCATAGGATCGGGTTTTTTCGATGTTTTTCATATTTTTCAAGCAAACTAGTAAGGTCCTGTATTAATTCTTCTTTCTCCATAATGCTTGCATATCCATAGACATGGACGGATTGATAATTCCAAGTGGGAACATTTTCATGTTCATACCAAGAAGAAGATATGTAAGCATGAGGTCCTTGAAACATTATTAGCACTTCCTCACCGGTATCGAATGTTCTCCACTGAGGATTTCCATATGCCATGTGACCAGTAATATAATAATCATCTCCTACTTTACTTAGTTCTAAAGGAATGTGAGTCGCTATTGGTTTTCGATCTTTTATTGTTACTAGAGTTCCAAATGAGTTTTCATTAACAAAATCAATAATCTCGTCATAATCTGTGACCTTAAAATATTTAGGTATAAACATGCTTTGATCCCTCCTTAACTTATGATAGACTCTCGGCATTTGCCGAGCCTTGTGGCTCAAGGTTTTCTTGAACCAATTTATTTGTATCCCTCCTATTTCTAGGTGGGATTTTTACTTTAGTTTTCTTCTTCAATTGGAAATTAATTGTTGAAAAATATCATAAAAAAACTAAAAAAACACTTGACTTTTTAGTGGAACCCCAATAATCGCCGAGGAGGAATTGACTTCCTAACAATACGGTGAAATGGGGGATTTAAATGAAACCTGCGCTAATACCACATATCTCATATCAAAACTTCGTTTTAGACCAATTAAATACTCATTACTCAGGCGGTATACTGACTCTCGTACAAAAAGATTGGACTATTATCTCGAAGTTATGGATCACGGATCTTTCGTTTACCACTACGTGGCTTCATGATTCATATTCAGTTAAAGGTCCTGAGCCACG
This window harbors:
- a CDS encoding GNAT family N-acetyltransferase, with product MVNNVKVEQVEIIEEHVNELSDLLIKVIEDDASIGFLPPLQFSAAKKYWMNVLNPEVLLFVAKINNQIVGSVQLHLCTKQNGGHRAEIAKLMTHPNYRRNGIGRSLMKKAEERAKQEGRSLLVLDTREGDPSNLLYSSIGYIQVGKIPYYAKSANGELHSTVLYYKFF
- a CDS encoding FMN-binding negative transcriptional regulator, which encodes MFIPKYFKVTDYDEIIDFVNENSFGTLVTIKDRKPIATHIPLELSKVGDDYYITGHMAYGNPQWRTFDTGEEVLIMFQGPHAYISSSWYEHENVPTWNYQSVHVYGYASIMEKEELIQDLTSLLEKYEKHRKNPILWDNLSPQLLETQLKGIVGFKIKISEMQAAYKLSQNRNDEDYQNIIAQLQSEPNLHSQHMAEVMKKKVENKEK